In a genomic window of Halanaerobiaceae bacterium ANBcell28:
- the cls gene encoding cardiolipin synthase: MKFLKKILFHRSSLLAFAILVQLLVLIAVILQFNEYFVFFYGASILISVVAVLGIINNHINPAYKLAWIIPILLFPIFGGLFYLLFGGNKMSKRAKKKMNFIEEKTKKALPPREFILDEMKKQNDIAVNHSRYIQDYAYYPPYRNTVSEYLPDGELKYDKLMEELRKAKDYIFMEYFIIEKGEMWDSILEILLEKAENGVDVRLIYDDVGCLFTLPYKYHEKLERMGIKCAVFNPLIPILSPRLNNRDHRKITIVDGHTAFTGGINLADEYINRLEKYGHWKDSAIMLKGEAVWSMTVMFLSMWDYLRGIEEDFTEFKNDKPFLEENLNEEQGYIQPFADSPLDDETVSEIVYLNLINKARKYVYITTPYLIIDNEMVIALSSAAKAGIDIRIITPHKADKWYVHSVTRSYYKVLIESGVKIYEYTPGFIHSKTYVSDDEYGVVGTINMDFRSLYLHFECGVWMYNSKSVFEIKNDFLSTLELCKEINLEELMDVRWYKALGRSALRVLAPLM; encoded by the coding sequence ATGAAATTTCTAAAAAAGATATTGTTTCATAGAAGTTCTTTATTAGCTTTTGCAATATTAGTACAGCTATTAGTTTTAATAGCTGTAATTTTGCAATTTAACGAATATTTTGTTTTTTTCTATGGTGCAAGTATACTGATAAGTGTAGTTGCAGTGTTAGGTATTATAAATAATCATATTAATCCAGCATATAAGCTGGCATGGATTATACCGATTTTGTTATTCCCGATTTTTGGTGGATTGTTTTATCTTTTATTTGGTGGAAATAAGATGAGTAAAAGAGCTAAGAAAAAAATGAATTTCATAGAAGAGAAAACTAAAAAGGCATTACCTCCTCGAGAGTTTATTTTAGATGAGATGAAAAAACAAAATGACATTGCTGTTAATCACTCCAGGTATATACAAGATTATGCATACTATCCTCCTTATCGCAATACAGTAAGTGAGTATCTTCCAGATGGTGAATTAAAATATGATAAATTAATGGAAGAGCTAAGAAAAGCTAAAGATTATATCTTCATGGAATATTTTATTATTGAGAAAGGTGAGATGTGGGATAGTATTCTAGAGATATTGCTAGAAAAGGCTGAAAATGGTGTAGATGTACGTCTTATATATGATGATGTGGGTTGTTTGTTTACTTTACCTTATAAATACCATGAGAAATTAGAGAGAATGGGAATTAAGTGTGCTGTTTTTAATCCTTTAATACCGATATTGTCCCCTAGACTTAATAATCGAGATCATCGTAAAATTACAATTGTTGATGGTCATACAGCTTTTACAGGTGGTATAAACTTAGCGGATGAATATATAAATAGATTAGAGAAGTATGGACATTGGAAGGATTCAGCTATTATGCTTAAGGGAGAAGCAGTATGGAGTATGACTGTAATGTTTTTAAGTATGTGGGATTATCTTAGGGGAATTGAAGAGGATTTTACTGAGTTTAAAAATGATAAACCTTTCTTAGAAGAGAACCTAAACGAAGAGCAAGGTTATATTCAACCATTTGCAGATAGTCCATTAGATGATGAAACTGTTAGTGAGATTGTATATCTTAACTTAATTAATAAGGCTAGAAAATATGTTTATATAACCACACCATATTTGATTATTGATAATGAAATGGTGATTGCTTTAAGTTCTGCAGCTAAGGCAGGAATTGATATTCGAATAATTACTCCTCATAAAGCTGATAAATGGTATGTCCATTCAGTTACTAGGTCTTATTATAAGGTTCTAATTGAAAGTGGAGTGAAGATATATGAATATACACCTGGATTTATTCATTCGAAAACATATGTATCTGATGATGAGTATGGGGTTGTTGGTACTATAAATATGGATTTTAGAAGTTTGTACTTGCACTTTGAATGTGGAGTATGGATGTATAATAGTAAAAGTGTTTTTGAAATTAAAAATGATTTTTTAAGTACTTTAGAACTTTGTAAGGAGATAAATTTAGAAGAGTTAATGGATGTTAGATGGTATAAAGCTTTAGGACGCTCAGCCCTACGTGTACTTGCTCCTTTGATGTAA
- a CDS encoding phosphatase PAP2 family protein — protein sequence MFLNAELSPTCLQCPSNHSKIRRKVIPISRLTESEKIEVIIIDKRIFMILFNLAKNNESLARIMLNITKLSSKIFAIIYLIFIISLVFMKDNRFLPLLLGPALTLLTVNIIRFIYYRPRPFLTLPIESLIEHRDDSSMPSKHTASAFAIAIAISYINIVIGFLLLIFAAFTAISRIMIGLHYPLDILVATILGLNLSALVFYIIA from the coding sequence AATCATAGTAAAATAAGAAGAAAAGTAATTCCAATAAGTAGATTGACTGAGTCAGAAAAGATAGAGGTGATTATTATTGATAAACGTATTTTTATGATTCTTTTTAATTTAGCTAAGAACAATGAGTCTTTGGCTAGAATAATGCTTAATATAACTAAGCTTTCTTCAAAGATATTTGCTATTATTTATTTAATCTTTATTATAAGTCTAGTATTTATGAAAGATAATAGATTTCTTCCTTTACTTCTTGGGCCGGCTTTAACCTTACTTACTGTAAATATAATAAGATTTATTTATTATAGACCTCGTCCTTTTTTAACTTTGCCAATTGAAAGTTTAATTGAACATAGGGATGATAGTTCTATGCCTAGCAAACATACAGCTTCAGCATTTGCAATTGCTATTGCTATTTCATATATTAATATAGTGATAGGTTTTTTATTGCTAATATTTGCTGCTTTTACAGCTATATCAAGGATAATGATAGGTTTGCATTATCCCCTAGACATCTTAGTTGCTACTATTTTAGGACTTAATTTATCAGCTCTTGTATTTTATATAATTGCTTAA